The Streptomyces avermitilis MA-4680 = NBRC 14893 genome contains a region encoding:
- a CDS encoding phosphatase PAP2 family protein codes for MHSPPVGSPPRPPRPRAAARAVVVLAAASALVVLLVALPWQPLIALDGDISRATHRWAVDEPGVTHAFRILTDWVWDPLTMRLACAAAVVWLVWRHSAWRLALWVAAACALGTLLQQVLKAAVDRARPVWPDPVDSAHYTAFPSGHAMTATVVCGLLLWLLRLYGAGRALWRTGVALAAVSVVGVGLTRVWLGVHWPSDVLGGWLLGALVVAGAMASYGRWHGSGPA; via the coding sequence ATGCACTCCCCGCCCGTCGGCTCGCCGCCCCGACCGCCCCGTCCCCGGGCCGCCGCGCGCGCCGTGGTGGTGCTCGCCGCCGCGTCCGCGCTGGTCGTCCTGCTGGTCGCCCTCCCCTGGCAACCGCTCATCGCCCTCGACGGCGACATCTCGCGCGCCACACACCGCTGGGCCGTGGACGAACCCGGTGTCACCCACGCCTTCCGCATCCTGACGGACTGGGTGTGGGACCCGCTGACGATGCGGCTCGCGTGTGCGGCGGCCGTCGTGTGGCTGGTGTGGCGGCACTCCGCGTGGCGGCTCGCGCTGTGGGTGGCGGCCGCGTGCGCGCTGGGCACGCTGCTGCAACAGGTCCTCAAGGCCGCGGTCGACCGTGCCCGTCCCGTGTGGCCTGATCCCGTGGACTCGGCCCACTACACGGCCTTCCCCTCGGGCCACGCCATGACGGCCACGGTGGTGTGCGGGCTGCTCCTGTGGCTGCTGCGCCTGTACGGCGCCGGGCGCGCACTGTGGCGTACGGGCGTCGCGCTGGCGGCGGTCTCCGTCGTGGGAGTCGGTCTGACCCGCGTATGGCTGGGTGTGCACTGGCCGTCGGACGTGCTCGGCGGCTGGCTGCTCGGGGCGCTGGTGGTGGCGGGCGCGATGGCGTCGTACGGGCGGTGGCACGGCTCAGGGCCCGCTTGA